A stretch of Lachancea thermotolerans CBS 6340 chromosome D complete sequence DNA encodes these proteins:
- the MIA40 gene encoding Mia40p (some similarities with uniprot|P36046 Saccharomyces cerevisiae YKL195W MIA40 Essential protein of the mitochondrial intermembrane space involved in import and assembly of intermembrane space proteins) codes for MYRTGLLGVRRLNLFRQSFAQRRLLSYGNVNRQFATSRFRLASASVAAGSMLGMLAAGSYLALEGSEKIEAEKEALAVVSEKGETEKKGQNGDDSEKKPQSAYDPDTGEINWDCPCLGGMAQGPCGEEFKAAFSCFVYSEEDPKGIDCIEKFKGMQDCFRKYPEHYAEQIKDEEDAAEAAAQLESQSSDQSQPPSEAKMTSPEETKPMKQQEADFEHLEEELKEDTKSSDKGVKPE; via the coding sequence ATGTACCGTACCGGGTTGCTTGGCGTTCGTCGTCTAAATCTCTTCAGACAGTCCTTTGCCCAGAGGAGACTGCTATCTTATGGGAACGTGAACAGACAGTTTGCCACGTCCCGTTTTAGGTTGGCCAGTGCCTCTGTAGCGGCAGGCTCAATGCTCGGCATGCTCGCGGCAGGCTCCTATCTTGCTCTAGAAGGGTCCGAAAAGATTGAGGCCGAAAAGGAAGCCCTAGCTGTAGTTTCTGAGAAAGGCGAAACTGAGAAAAAGGGCCAAAACGGGGACGATTCCGAGAAGAAGCCTCAATCGGCTTATGATCCGGACACAGGGGAAATAAACTGGGACTGTCCATGCCTAGGTGGTATGGCGCAAGGGCCTTGCGGCGAAGAGTTCAAGGCCGCGTTCTCGTGCTTTGTGTACTCCGAAGAGGATCCTAAAGGCATTGACTGCATCGAAAAATTCAAGGGAATGCAGGACTGCTTCAGAAAGTACCCAGAGCATTACGCTGAACAGatcaaagatgaagaagacgcTGCTGAGGCTGCTGCGCAGTTGGAATCTCAGAGTAGTGACCAAAGTCAACCCCCCTCAGAAGCTAAAATGACTTCACCAGAAGAAACGAAACCTATGAAACAGCAAGAGGCTGACTTTGAACATCTGGAGGAAGAGTTAAAGGAAGATACAAAGAGCAGTGACAAAGGCGTCAAGCCCGAGTAG
- the YKT6 gene encoding palmitoyltransferase YKT6 (highly similar to uniprot|P36015 Saccharomyces cerevisiae YKL196C YKT6 v-SNARE (synaptobrevin) essential for endoplasmic reticulum-Golgi transport) gives MKIYYIGVLRNTTEKALELCSVKDLSQFGFFERNGVAQFMTFFSETVAARTSAGQRQSIEEGNYIGHVYSRAEGCCGVLITDKEYPVRPAYTLLNKILDEYLVAHPPAEWRDITTTNDGLGLKELDIYISKYQDPSQADSIMRVQQELDETKIVLHKTIESVLQRGERLDNLVDKSESLSASSRMFYKQAKKTNSCCTLM, from the coding sequence ATGAAAATTTACTACATCGGCGTACTTAGAAACACCACAGAAAAGGCGCTGGAGCTATGCTCGGTCAAGGACTTGTCTCAGTTTGGGTTTTTCGAGAGAAATGGTGTGGCCCAGTTTATGACGTTCTTCTCAGAAACAGTGGCCGCTAGGACTTCTGCTGGTCAGAGACAGAGTATTGAGGAGGGAAACTACATCGGTCATGTCTATAGCCGGGCTGAAGGATGTTGCGGAGTCCTCATCACAGACAAAGAGTATCCTGTGAGGCCTGCGTACACCTTGCTAAACAAAATACTGGATGAGTATCTGGTCGCGCACCCACCAGCGGAGTGGCGCGACATCACAACCACGAACGATGGCCTCGGACTCAAGGAGTTGGATATCTACATCTCCAAGTATCAGGACCCATCCCAGGCGGACTCTATAATGCGCGTACAGCAGGAGCTGGATGAGACTAAGATCGTGCTCCATAAGACCATCGAATCTGTTCTGCAGAGAGGCGAGAGGCTTGACAATCTGGTCGACAAGTCAGAGAGCCTGTCTGCAAGCTCTCGTATGTTTTACAAGCAGGCCAAGAAAACCAACTCGTGTTGTACACTTATGTAA
- the TUS1 gene encoding Rho family guanine nucleotide exchange factor TUS1 (similar to uniprot|Q06412 Saccharomyces cerevisiae YLR425W TUS1 Guanine nucleotide exchange factor (GEF) that functions to modulate Rhop1 activity as part of the cell integrity signaling pathway multicopy suppressor of tor2 mutation and ypk1 ypk2 double mutation potential Cdc28p substrate), whose product MARSRWVDQDIDNAKPKLPALPPLVTAQVTPERTLRDRDQVPIGWSQIKSGAATLSSGPSPSSSSDASAFSPHSASSVRTRRPPPPLVGAESLSPRINNNSAAQRAQRTPASPLSYKSPFVGEQELFEPITRSNSKARVFKSPFVGDSSVLMPAALEGGKLEWTNQIDNGSPPEVVFSNDPRKSDEMKGLKALPPLPPRNQNSALLSVDKLAGDNVAQLNLGVGPLEKSDKNFEEPLKPFTNDMRHRSDKRTISDSISSYYSSSNYAFNDELGKHSSFNSIAGNRPLQHVPSVTAPTQPFSIDLLDENKLYQCYTVSLLSDIYEWLLKVYFEWFNEYVFHKIEFFQMVQLLLEFQLPVSCDQDIVDSNVDRVIESLVLQGAVRFEGDTVNSSSDEITIIVAGLAVQGVFTALLPCYSYEGQRILSNQDPHCYCPRCPSKFMKQSRPVLKVSEIINKSVGLWTDYWKLTPEELTEINPREVKRQSLFFDLIILEERSLNLANAAVEIYGSQFDPSLLPEDPNFKKLAFDIFEPMVELHKEYLLTPLFWKLKSRGKFIDGVGKFYLQWCNSARELYVQYAESMATVHEIISWEKAHKTRFSLWLKDIDNSPEISRSKLYHDVIFFGGFFKALQNIPVTLSSILKCTDQSMEDYEYLKLAIADIKALNATVDTVHGNAIDHRRVVRFARQLVLGSGSNSSTVGYVNINDGNPNAQSAQEKLDLRLNEKSRKLLNSGPVHKKRELWIENAQLYLVLLDNYLLITEDVTRNNETKYKLCERPIPIDYLSLESKEDLKLSKFSSDQQEHSSLESRSNSRPAISAAKSNRLSLYGSRFSPLHSKTLHNEIQALQNKNESSDHQESSITFKVRNTATNESFTFSTSTIEERDAWVSSLVSCFKAHHAKNNSRIFLLSCLTDMFSYEEGQAPTNLPVVHEGSAIDSALKAYYAKSPPEKDGISAEIRCTVLLPYEGKTFVLCATNQSIYMRCVDYSNKWKNILILSKVTRMQANARLGLFFVLADRRLCYFNIPSIVCAYFGASEYLSQKQITGIILQEKVGFFKVVDDFGNSRQLFFERKGKIVVLTPEFDRLTKKLKFFKFYKEYRLPSSANGLVSTDVKDIAVFPKSFIVCSSKGALLFNDSFNDVGLFLPSFLNDKTISDHQHHFTHHAVKSYKDSLSKMDSSKQKMASYVKTDILNRKTSCVGCFQLSDNDFIIIYDEAVLRVNQNGEIPDWKADILVLDFYCLAASLTEEFLILFGENLVQIYDLNYAGIILNNKLSRLTPIQIIKSKKIKLIHSDRTESPTITLSHPSIPGRQLVLAFQLEG is encoded by the coding sequence ATGGCGCGCAGCCGATGGGTAGACCAAGATATAGATAATGCGAAGCCAAAGCTACCGGCTCTCCCGCCTCTTGTCACAGCTCAAGTTACCCCTGAACGGACATTGCGAGACAGGGATCAAGTTCCCATTGGATGGTCGCAGATAAAGAGTGGGGCCGCAACTCTTAGCAGTGGCCCTAGTCCCTCATCCTCTTCGGATGCTAGCGCTTTCTCACCTCACTCGGCATCGAGCGTTCGAACGAGGAGACCACCACCCCCACTAGTTGGTGCGGAATCGCTTTCCCCCAGAATCAATAACAATTCCGCCGCGCAGAGGGCGCAGAGAACCCCAGCATCGCCGCTTAGCTATAAGTCTCCATTTGTTGGAGAGCAGGAACTATTCGAACCGATCACGCGTAGCAATTCAAAGGCCCGTGTTTTTAAGTCGCCTTTTGTGGGTGATTCGAGCGTTCTCATGCCAGCTGCTTTGGAGGGCGGAAAACTTGAATGGACAAATCAAATTGACAATGGCAGTCCACCGGAAGTTGTTTTCAGCAATGATCCGCGTAAATCTGATGAAATGAAAGGATTAAAGGCTTTGCCGCCCTTGCCGCCAAGAAACCAAAACTCTGCGCTTCTGTCCGTAGACAAACTAGCGGGAGATAACGTCGCCCAGTTAAACTTAGGAGTCGGGCCTCTAGAAAAAAGCGATAAAAACTTCGAGGAACCGCTAAAACCATTCACTAATGATATGCGGCACCGCAGTGACAAGAGGACGATATCTGATAGCATAAGTAGCTATTATTCGAGTTCCAATTACGCTTTTAATGACGAACTTGGTAAACACAGCAGCTTTAATTCGATTGCCGGCAATCGCCCTCTACAGCACGTTCCCAGCGTTACAGCCCCAACGCAGCCATTCAGCATCGATTTACTGGACGAAAACAAGTTATACCAGTGCTATACTGTCTCTTTACTCTCTGATATTTATGAATGGCTGCTGAAGGTGTACTTTGAGTGGTTTAATGAATACGTCTTTCATAAGAttgagttctttcaaatgGTGCAGTTATTACTGGAATTTCAACTGCCTGTCTCTTGCGACCAGGATATTGTTGATTCGAATGTGGATAGAGTAATAGAATCGCTTGTTTTGCAAGGCGCGGTCCGGTTTGAGGGAGACACTGTCAACTCATCCTCGGACGAAATTACCATCATAGTCGCAGGTTTAGCTGTGCAAGGAGTTTTTACAGCCTTGTTACCATGCTACTCTTATGAAGGTCAGAGAATTCTAAGCAACCAAGATCCGCATTGCTACTGCCCAAGGTGCCCTTCAAAGTTTATGAAACAGTCGAGGCCAGTCCTCAAAGTTTCTGAAATCATTAACAAAAGTGTTGGGCTCTGGACTGATTACTGGAAGCTTACCCCCGAGGAATTAACCGAAATAAACCCTCGAGAAGTCAAAAGGCAAAGTCTATTCTTTGACTTGATTATCTTGGAGGAACGATCTTTGAACTTGGCAAATGCAGCAGTCGAAATTTATGGAAGTCAGTTTGATCCTAGTCTCCTTCCTGAAGATCCAAATTTTAAAAAGCTGGCatttgatatttttgagcCGATGGTTGAGCTTCACAAAGAGTATCTGCTAACTCcgcttttttggaagctcAAATCTCGTGGAAAATTCATTGATGGCGTAGGCAAATTTTACCTCCAGTGGTGCAATTCAGCACGCGAATTGTATGTGCAGTATGCAGAAAGCATGGCGACGGTTCATGAAATTATAAGCTGGGAGAAAGCGCACAAAACGAGATTCTCGTTGTGGTTAAAAGACATTGATAACTCACCCGAAATCTCTCGATCAAAACTTTACCATGACGTTATATTTTTTGGGGGCTTTTTTAAAGCGCTGCAGAACATTCCTGTTACTCTTAGTTCCATTTTGAAATGCACTGATCAATCTATGGAGGATTATGAGTACCTCAAACTCGCAATAGCTGATATCAAGGCACTTAATGCAACCGTCGACACTGTTCATGGAAATGCTATCGACCACCGAAGGGTAGTTCGGTTTGCGAGACAGCTGGTTCTTGGCTCAGGGTCGAATAGTAGCACAGTTGGATATGTCAATATTAATGATGGAAATCCTAATGCACAATCAGCGCAAGAGAAACTTGATTTGAGGCTCAATgaaaaatcaagaaagctACTGAACTCTGGGCCTGTACACAAAAAAAGGGAGCTTTGGATTGAGAATGCCCAGTTATATCTAGTATTGCTAGACAACTATCTTCTCATTACCGAAGATGTCACAAGAAACAATGAAACCAAATACAAATTGTGTGAGAGGCCAATACCGATTGACTATTTGAGTTTGGAGTCTAAAGAAGATTTAAAGCTTTCCAAGTTCAGCAGCGATCAGCAGGAGCATTCGTCTCTTGAGAGTAGAAGTAATTCTAGACCAGCCATATCTGCCGCGAAATCAAACAGGCTTTCTCTTTATGGATCTAGATTCTCCCCTTTACAttcaaaaacattacaCAATGAAATCCAAGCGttgcaaaacaaaaacgaaagCTCGGATCACCAGGAATCATCAATCACTTTCAAGGTTAGAAACACAGCAACAAACGAGTCCTTCACCTTCTCTACATCAACTATTGAAGAACGAGATGCATGGGTATCTTCCTTGGTTTCTTGCTTCAAGGCTCATCACGCGAAAAATAACTCCAGAATATTTTTATTGAGTTGTCTCACTGACATGTTCAGCTATGAAGAGGGGCAGGCTCCTACAAATTTACCAGTGGTTCATGAGGGAAGCGCTATTGACTCTGCTTTGAAGGCGTACTATGCAAAAAGTCCGCCGGAGAAAGACGGCATTAGCGCAGAAATTCGGTGTACAGTACTCTTGCCTTACGAAGGAAAGACCTTTGTTTTATGTGCCACCAATCAAAGCATCTACATGAGATGTGTGGACTATTCAAATAAATGGAAGAACATTTTGATCTTAAGCAAAGTCACTAGAATGCAAGCTAATGCTCGCCTTGGCTTATTTTTTGTTCTGGCGGATAGGAGGCTGTGTTATTTTAACATTCCCAGCATTGTGTGTGCTTATTTCGGTGCAAGTGAGTACCTTtcccaaaaacaaataacGGGCATCATTTTACAGGAGAAAGTTggttttttcaaagttgttGACGATTTTGGCAATTCGAGGCAACTATTCTTCGAACGCAAGGGAAAGATCGTGGTGCTTACTCCAGAATTTGACAGGCTaacaaaaaagctgaaattttttaaGTTCTACAAAGAATACAGATTGCCAAGTTCGGCCAATGGGCTAGTCTCAACTGATGTCAAGGACATTGCAGTCTTTCCGAAAAGTTTCATAGTATGTTCGTCAAAAGGGGCGTTGTTATTCAACGATTCATTCAACGATGTTGGTCTCTTTTTGCCAAGTTTTCTCAATGACAAAACGATATCAGATCATCAACACCACTTTACTCATCATGCCGTGAAATCCTACAAAGACtcactttcaaagatggaTTCGTCGAAACAGAAAATGGCAAGCTATGTCAAAACTGATATTTTGAACCGAAAGACAAGTTGTGTTGGATGCTTCCAGCTTAGTGACAATGATTTCATCATTATATATGATGAAGCAGTTTTGAGGGTCAATCAAAATGGCGAAATACCGGACTGGAAAGCCGACATATTGGTTTTGGACTTCTACTGTTTGGCAGCATCTTTAACTGAGGAGTTCCTCATATTATTCGGCGAGAATCTTGTTCAAATTTATGACCTAAATTACGCAGGAATCATTTTGAATAATAAGCTTAGTAGGCTGACTCCAATACAAATCATTAAGAGTAAGAAAATCAAGCTGATACATTCTGATCGTACTGAGAGTCCAACGATCACCTTAAGCCATCCTTCGATTCCTGGAAGACAGCTGGTTCTTGCGTTTCAACTTGAAGGATAA
- the TDA5 gene encoding Tda5p (similar to uniprot|Q06417 Saccharomyces cerevisiae YLR426W Hypothetical ORF), with protein sequence MNIDAIFNIFVLPLLRFPVVMVLIITSVTKHDFRGWLWPTVAYSLLLNTAVVANNKFKRRGPWVNLRKLENATCVVTGGSSGLGLAIIQQFISRIHNLKIVSLDVVPPKFTHPRLDFRDCDLSDPSSVDRVIKEIKKDYGEVHVLVNNAGIRGKYQNFCELQKKDVNCVFQVNVFSPMRLIQLLSPKKAEKRQFYAITIASTLGICTPARGSSYGASKAALISFHEAWTQELGDASNVRTLLVTPGQLDTAMFSGFEPPKQFFAPVVNPRELARQIVDKCSAGERGELSAPLYANFMGILRTLPYTAIYFARKASGMDSCLPVE encoded by the exons ATGAATATTGACGCCATCTTCAACATATTTGTGCTTCCGTTGTTAAGGTTTCCTGTTGTGATGGTGCTTATTATCACATC CGTCACCAAGCATGATTTTCGAGGGTGGCTTTGGCCAACAGTTGCCTATTCTTTATTACTCAATACAGCAGTAGTGGCAAACAATAAGTTCAAACGGAGAGGCCCATGGGTTAACCTACGCAAGCTCGAGAATGCAACATGTGTGGTGACGGGCGGCAGCAGTGGACTGGGACTGGCAATTATTCAGCAGTTTATTTCAAGGATACACAATCTGAAGATTGTGTCACTCGATGTTGTTCCACCCAAATTCACGCACCCCAGATTAGATTTCCGCGATTGTGATTTGAGTGATCCATCTAGCGTGGATCGCGTTATTAaagagatcaagaaggatTACGGTGAAGTCCACGTCTTAGTGAACAATGCTGGTATAAGAGGCAAGTATCAAAATTTCTGTGAATTGCAGAAAAAGGACGTAAATTGCGTCTTTCAGGTCAACGTTTTTTCGCCCATGCGACTGATACAACTTCTGAGCCCGAAAAAAGCCGAAAAGCGTCAATTTTATGCTATTACTATTGCAAGCACGCTTGGCATTTGTACCCCTGCGCGTGGCTCATCCTAtggagcttcaaaagccgCACTTATTTCTTTCCACGAAGCATGGACTCAAGAACTAGGTGATGCGAGTAATGTTCGAACACTTCTTGTAACGCCTGGCCAGCTCGACACTGCAATGTTCAGTGGTTTTGAGCCTCCCAAGCAATTTTTTGCACCCGTTGTGAACCCCAGAGAGCTCGCTCGCCAAATTGTTGATAAATGTAGTGCTGGTGAGAGAGGGGAGCTATCCGCCCCGCTTTATGCCAACTTTATGGGCATTCTGCGAACCCTGCCATATACAGCCATCTATTTCGCACGCAAGGCTTCTGGCATGGACAGCTGCTTGCCTGTCGAATAG
- the SPC2 gene encoding signal peptidase complex subunit SPC2 (similar to uniprot|Q04969 Saccharomyces cerevisiae YML055W SPC2 Subunit of signal peptidase complex (Spc1p Spc2p Spc3p Sec11p) which catalyzes cleavage of N-terminal signal sequences of proteins targeted to the secretory pathway homologous to mammalian SPC25) — protein sequence MSKPINVYSTPDLRQTLDEALPDVFKRLNYEQSFKLIDTKLIIGYSIAVVAAISFLLDKKLKFEEALLYQKVLVGSYAILSAVFWYFNNYIEKGVKYTGYSKEKAIVVATKMTKYDYNYQVTLRNEAGSVIKTTLPANTVFDEQGYLQTDLLFKWFEEKLDSFYKKAK from the coding sequence ATGAGTAAACCAATCAATGTTTACAGCACACCGGACCTCCGCCAGACGCTAGACGAGGCATTGcctgatgttttcaaaagactCAACTATGAACAATCATTCAAGTTAATTGACACAAAGCTTATCATAGGCTACTCAATCGCAGTTGTGGCTGCTATTTCATTTTTGTTGGATAAGAAGCTGAAattcgaagaagcgcttTTATACCAGAAGGTTCTTGTCGGCTCGTACGCAATCCTATCAGCAGTATTTTggtacttcaacaactACATTGAGAAGGGTGTCAAGTATACGGGGTACTCGAAAGAGAAAGCTATCGTTGTGGCTACTAAAATGACCAAGTATGATTACAATTACCAGGTGACTCTTAGAAACGAGGCTGGTTCTGTAATCAAGACAACGCTACCCGCAAACACCGTGTTCGACGAACAAGGCTACTTGCAAACAGACCTCCTGTTCAAGTGGTTCGAAGAGAAGCTAGACTCGTTTTATAAAAAGGCCAAATAG
- the MAG2 gene encoding RING-type E3 ubiquitin transferase MAG2 (similar to uniprot|Q06436 Saccharomyces cerevisiae YLR427W MAG2 DNA-3-methyladenine glycosidase II that catalyzes of the hydrolysis of alkylated DNA): protein MSQENSASATSGSPGNKKFSHKEKPKKPASHRQHRVNSKPPKTGKHRDGPGKQRFEDDLEFNIQDELVSGDFKARGRKTQISINHLLDFQLPERPSDGEAAAGATRRRTKKQFQEHIHLHGDSFINANFKFLVDDRYTYKEQSLDPNVPIPHEKIVRVTATKGQSCPICLTEEIVAPRMVSCGHLFCHACLLSFFAAGMEQPNNNGTGINYKKKRYKECPLCSTIIRKEKAIPATLTEPDSTLKLPQVGQTDTFQLMCKPHGSMLPLPVLLNVDPMSLHHFPSVEFRELAPYSRIMKCNPQYAIDLYKKDISHIQGQYELDRALYNEDGKFSQLAIEENKLKISVSEQSFRSEAEVLSSNLSQLSLDVGLEKYNDTNAFFFFQTAFDANTRYYLSPLDVKVLLTAFGHYSAFPPSLTAQVEDVHYGTVVTESLMQRYKYFGHLPIGSEMAFVDLDWRTADVIPSEVYQSFAAELSLRRRKSTWRKQREDKEKKRYERKLEREQQEFYMRENGSTDHATSVIKPVRSVPLQKLPEKKSDTGSAASAQKSASRLEKTVWGTSIPASDKAPEGNQEDEELEKLLGNLNQNPSPRQGRKKKRMVTLLSSNPSRGSL from the coding sequence ATGTCACAGGAAAACAGTGCTAGTGCAACTTCTGGCAGCCCGGGCAATAAGAAGTTTAGCCATAAagaaaagcccaaaaagcCAGCCTCGCATCGGCAACACCGTGTAAATTCAAAACCTCCGAAGACTGGAAAACACCGCGATGGGCCAGGAAAGCAGCGCTTCGAAGACGATCTCGAGTTTAACATACAGGACGAACTTGTAAGTGGTGACTTCAAAGCAAGGGGCCGTAAGACACAGATCTCCATTAACCATCTTTTGGACTTTCAACTACCAGAAAGGCCAAGCGACGGAGAGGCTGCTGCAGGTGCCACAAGGCGAAGGACTAaaaaacaatttcaagagcaCATTCATTTGCATGGCGATTCCTTTATAAATGCAAACTTTAAATTTTTGGTGGACGACCGTTACACATACAAAGAGCAAAGCCTCGATCCTAATGTGCCTATACCTCATGAAAAGATTGTCCGCGTAACTGCAACCAAGGGACAGTCGTGTCCGATTTGTCTAActgaagaaattgttgcTCCTAGAATGGTAAGTTGTGGACACCTCTTTTGCCATGCTTGTCTTCTGAGTTTCTTCGCAGCTGGCATGGAGCAGCCAAACAATAACGGCACCGGAATAAATTATAAGAAAAAGAGGTATAAAGAGTGTCCTCTTTGTAGTACTATCATAAGGAAGGAAAAGGCAATCCCTGCGACATTGACGGAACCCGACTCGACTCTAAAGCTCCCTCAAGTCGGGCAAACGGATACCTTTCAATTGATGTGCAAACCACATGGATCAATGCTTCCGTTGCCTgttcttttgaatgttgaCCCCATGTCCTTGCATCATTTTCCGTCTGTGGAGTTCAGAGAGCTTGCGCCGTACTCTCGTATCATGAAATGCAACCCTCAATACGCTATTGATCTTTACAAAAAAGACATTTCCCATATCCAAGGTCAGTACGAGCTTGACCGTGCGCTTTATAACGAGGATGGGaagttttctcaacttgccattgaggaaaacaagttAAAAATAAGCGTCTCGGAACAGTCATTCCGttcagaagcagaagttcTGTCATCAAACCTTTCTCAACTCTCGTTAGATGTCGGCCTGGAGAAATATAACGACACGAAcgcctttttcttttttcaaaccgCGTTTGATGCGAATACGCGCTACTATCTCTCCCCTCTGGACGTTAAAGTGTTACTGACCGCATTTGGACACTATTCAGCTTTTCCCCCATCACTGACTGCTCAAGTCGAAGATGTTCACTACGGTACTGTCGTGACGGAGTCTTTAATGCAAAGATACAAATATTTTGGGCATTTGCCGATCGGAAGCGAAATGGCATTTGTCGACCTTGACTGGCGCACCGCAGACGTCATTCCATCTGAGGTTTATCAATCGTTTGCGGCCGAATTGTCATTAAGGCGCCGCAAATCGACATGGAGAAAGCAACGAGAAgataaagaaaaaaagcgcTATGAAAGGAAACTTGAGCGTGAACAACAAGAGTTTTACATGAGAGAAAATGGCAGTACAGACCACGCTACGTCGGTCATAAAGCCCGTTCGGTCAGTCCCCTTACAAAAGCTCCCCGAAAAAAAGAGTGACACCGGTTCAGCCGCTTCAGCTCAAAAGTCTGCATCGCGTCTGGAAAAGACTGTTTGGGGCACATCCATACCTGCGTCTGATAAAGCACCAGAGGGCaatcaagaagacgaagagctAGAAAAGCTGTTGGGAAATCTTAATCAAAATCCAAGTCCTAGACAGGggagaaaaaaaaagagaatGGTTACCCTTTTGAGTTCCAACCCTTCGCGCGGCTCGCTGTAA